GCACCACGGGCGGTTCCACCACCGGTGGGACGCAGTACGCTGACTCCGCCGGCCACCAGCAGGGCAACCCGTTCGGCGACACCACCGTGACGGCCCCGGGCCTGCCGGACATCCCGAGCCTCGCGGCACTGGCCGCTCTGGCGCTGGGGCAGCCCGCCCCGGCCCCGACGTCGGCGGCCGAGCCGCAGACCCCGGCGGCGCCTGGCTCGACGACCTTCCCGGCGCCGGAGCTCTCCGACGGGCGCGCTCCGAACTCGCGCACCGGGGACGGGCGTCCGCACGCCGCCGAGTCGGCTCCGGAGTACAGCTCGGCGTTCGGTGCCGATCCGTTCGGTGCGACGGACGTCGTGGTGCCGCAGCTCCCGGAGATCCCCGCCCTGGCGGCCCTCGCGACCCCGACGTTGCCCGAGGCGCCGGCCGGGTCGCCGCCGATCTCCGCGCCCTCGACGCCGTACTCCTTCCTGGGCGAGGCCGCGGGCTATCCGTCCGCGGGCGGGGCCCTGCCGGCGTACACCGCGCCCCGGCCCGAGGGTGGGCGTCCGCTCCCGCACCCCGGCCACGGTGAGTTCGACGTCGAGGCGGTCCGGCGGGACTTCCCGATCCTGTCCGAGACCGTCAACGGCCGGCCTCTGGTCTGGTTCGACAACGCGGCGACGACGCAGAAGCCGCAGGCGGTCATCGACCGGCTCGCGTACTTCTACGCGCACGAGAACTCGAACATCCACCGGGCGGCGCACGAGCTCGCGGCGCGGTCGACCGACGCCTACGAGGGTGCGCGCGACAAGGTCGCGCGGTTCCTCGGGGCGTCCTCCAGCGACGAGATCGTCTTCGTCCGCGGGGCGACCGAGGCCATCAACCTGGTCGCGGCGGCCTGGGGGCGCAAGCACATCGGCGCCGGGGACGAGATCGTGATCTCCCACCTGGAGCACCACGCGAACATCGTTCCGTGGCAGGAGCTGGCCAAGCAGACCGGCGCCGTGCTGAAGGTGATCCCGGTCGACTCCGACGGCCAGATTCTGATGGACCGTTACACCGATCTGCTCTCGGACCGGACCAAGCTCGTCTCGATCACGCAGGTCTCCAACGCGCTGGGCACCGTGGTGCCGGTTCAGGAGGTCGCGGAGCTCGCGCACCGCGCCGGGGCCAAGGTGCTCGTCGACGGCGCGCAGTCGGTTCCGCACCTGCGGGTGAACGTCCAGGACCTGGGCGCGGACTTCTTCGCGTTCTCGGGGCACAAGATCTTCGCCCCGACCGGCGTCGGTGCGCTCTACGTCCGCGACGACGTCGCGGAGGAGATGGGCGTCTACCAGACCGGCGGCAACATGATCCGCGACGTCACGCTCGAGCGGTCGCTGTTCCACCACGCCCCGATGAAGTTCGAGGCCGGCACGGGCACGATCGCCGACGCCGTCGGCCTCGGTGCGGCGCTCGACTACCTGGAGCGCATCGGGTTCGAGAACGCCGCGGCCTACGAGCACTCGCTGCTCGAGTACGGCATGCGCCTGCTCAAGGACGTGCCCGGGCTGACGCTGATCGGCACCGCGCCGGACAAGGCCAGCGTCATGTCGTTCGTGCTCGACGGCTACTCGCCGGAGCAGGTCGGCTCCGCCCTGAACGCCGAGGGCATCGCGGTGCGGTCGGGCCACCACTGCGCGCAGCCGATCCTGCGCCGGTACGGCCTCGAGGCGACGGTCCGACCGTCGCTCGCGTTCTACAACACCTGCGCGGAGATCGATCACCTGGTGACGGTCCTGCACCGGCTCGCCGCCGACGGTGGCGGCGCGTCCCGCCGGGGCCAGGGGACGACCGACCCCGCTCCCTGAGAGCCGGGCCCGCCGGCCCGCAAAGCACGAGGTGCCCGCCCCCGGATTTGTACGGGGTCGGGCACCTCCTTGCGGCGGCGGGCGCTCACCGATCGCGCCTGCGCGCGCGGAGCGCGCGGCGCGCGAGCTGCTCTCGCCGCCGGTCGCCGGGCGTCACCCGAGGGCGTCGCTGCCGGCGATCGTGATCAGTGCAACGAGCGAGGCCGGAAAAGGTCACGCCCGCCGATCTCCCGCGCGTGTCGCGCGCACAGCTCGCGGACGTAGGCTCGGCCGCAGCCGAGAGGAGCGAGCGATGGCCGGCAGGACGCGCACGGTGCGGTGGAGTGCACCGGCGATCGCGGCGGCGCTGCTGCTGTCCGCGTGCGGGGACGACGCCGACGAGGCCACCGGCCGCACGTCCGGCATGCCGACCGCCGCGGCCATCGTCGACCCGGCGACCGGACCGACGACGGATGCACCGGAGGCCGAAACCGGTTCCGGTGCCCGGGTGAACACCGTGCTGCCCGCCGTCGATGTCGTCCGCGTCGCGCGCGACGAGAAGGTCGCGCTGCGCGCCCTCGCGCCGGCCGGAAAGCCGGTGCTGCTGTGGTTCTGGGCTCCGCACTGCACCTTCTGTCGCGGGGAGGCGCCGGACCTGATCGCGTTCGCGAAGGAGCACGGCGACCGCATCACGGTGCTCGGGCTCGGCGCGCAGGACGATCTCGACCAGGCGAAGGGCTTCCTCGCCGACACCGGCACCGAGGGCCTGGAGATGGTCTGGGACGCCGGCGGGAAGACCTGGGTGCACTTCAAGGTCACGAACCAGCCGACCGTCCTCGTGATCGACGCGCAGGGCAAGGTCAGCCGGAAGTGGTTCCGGGACTTCGACGCCGACGCGATCCTGCGCGCCGCCCGGCTCACCTGAGGACCGGTCGGACGTGCTCGACGCCCCGGTCGGGTTCGCCTTCAGCGCCGGCACCGTCGCGGCGTTCAACCCGTGCGGGTTCGCGCTGCTGCCGGCGTACCTGTCGGTTTTCCTCGCCGGGCCGGGCGACGCCGAGAACGCCGACGGGGCAAGGGAATCCGGCCGGCCCACTCTCGCCCGCGCGGCCGTCGTCGCGGCCGTGGTGGCGTCCGGGTTCGCGCTGGTGTTCGGGATCGCCGGCCTGCTGATCTCGCAGACCGCGGTCACCGTCCAGCGCTGGACGCCGTGGCTGAGCGTCGGCATCGGGATCGCGCTCGTGCCGGCCGGGATCGCGATGATGCGCGGCTGGACGCCGAAGTTGCGCCTGCCCGCGGTGCGGGGCGTGCGCGCGGACGGCGGGATCCCCGCGATGTTCGCGTTCGGCGTCTCCTACGCCGTCGTCTCGCTCTCGTGCACGATCCCCGCGTTCCTGGTCTCGGTCGTCGGCACGTTCTCCGACGACGACCTCGCGGGTGGACTCGTCGTGTTCGGCGCGTACACGGCGGGGATGGCGTCGGTGCTGGTCGTGCTCACCGTCGTCGTCGCGCTCGCGCGGCAGACGCTGCTGGCCCGGATTCGTCGTGTGCTCCCGTACGTGAATCTCGCCGCGGGGACGCTGGCCGTCCTCGCGGGGGCGTACGTCGCCTACTACGGCTGGTACGAGATCCGGATCGAGCGCGGGGCGGACCCGCCCGAGGGGCCGATCACGCTGGTGGGGGACTGGTCGGGCTCGGTGACCACGTGGGTGTCCGAGGCCGGGAACGCGGCGGTCCTGGTCGGCGCGGGTGTGGCGCTGGTCGCGGTGGTGGCCGTCGCGGTCCGCTCCCGGCGCGCTGTGGAAGGATCGCGTCAGTAGTTTCGTGGGAGGACCGGGGTTGTGGACGCATCGATCGGTGTCGCGGAAAGTCCGGTCCTGGTGGTCGACTACGGCGCGCAGTACGCCCAGTTGATCGCCCGGCGGGTGCGCGAGGCGCGCGTCTACTCCGAGATCGTGCCCCACTCGATGCCGGTCGAGCAGATGCTCGCGAAGAAGCCGGCCGCGATCGTGCTCTCCGGCGGCCCGTCCTCGGTCTACGCCGAGGGAGCGCCCGGCGTGGACCCCGCGCTGTTCGACGCCGGCGTCCCCGTCTTCGGCATCTGCTACGGCTTTCAGGCGATGGCGCAGGCCCTCGGCGGCACCGTCGCGCGGACCGGCCTGTCGGAGTTCGGCGGGACGCCGCTGCGCGTCACCTCTGCCGGTGACCTGCTCGCGGGACAGCCGGAGGAGCAGACGGTCTGGATGAGCCACGGCGACGCGGTCCACGAGGCCCCCGCCGGGTTCGAGGTGCTCGCGACCTCCGCCGGTGCGCCGGTCGCCGCGTTCGAGGACCGGGCCCGTCGGCTCGCCGGCGTCCAGTACCACCCCGAGGTCGTGCACACCGCCCACGGGCAGTCGGTGCTCGAGCGGTTCCTGCACGACGTCGCCGGCATCCGTCCGACGTGGACGATGGTGAACATCGTCGACGAGACCGTCGCCGCGATCCGCGAGAAGGTCGGCTCCGGGCGTCTCGTCTGCGGCCTGTCCGGCGGCGTCGACTCCGCCGTCGCCGCCGCGCTCGTGCAGCGTGCGGTGGGGGACCAGCTCACCTGCGTCTTCGTCGACCACGGGCTGCTGCGCAAGGGCGAGGCCGAGCAGGTCGAGCGCGACTTCGTCGCCGCCACCGGGG
This portion of the Sporichthya brevicatena genome encodes:
- a CDS encoding family 2A encapsulin nanocompartment cargo protein cysteine desulfurase, which produces MTAGLGDFPGPVPAGLPDEATLTRMAAEFFGALGGTSGAVPSGAVPSGAVPPGSVPAEAPSEVNAMEPTPAALDTPSAPGLPSPPRLDPPGAAGGASTTGAAQYAAAPLAHGEFTPPWLSPVPPPGEAVPAGGPALPGSAMASAPPPATRPGTTGGSTTGGTQYADSAGHQQGNPFGDTTVTAPGLPDIPSLAALAALALGQPAPAPTSAAEPQTPAAPGSTTFPAPELSDGRAPNSRTGDGRPHAAESAPEYSSAFGADPFGATDVVVPQLPEIPALAALATPTLPEAPAGSPPISAPSTPYSFLGEAAGYPSAGGALPAYTAPRPEGGRPLPHPGHGEFDVEAVRRDFPILSETVNGRPLVWFDNAATTQKPQAVIDRLAYFYAHENSNIHRAAHELAARSTDAYEGARDKVARFLGASSSDEIVFVRGATEAINLVAAAWGRKHIGAGDEIVISHLEHHANIVPWQELAKQTGAVLKVIPVDSDGQILMDRYTDLLSDRTKLVSITQVSNALGTVVPVQEVAELAHRAGAKVLVDGAQSVPHLRVNVQDLGADFFAFSGHKIFAPTGVGALYVRDDVAEEMGVYQTGGNMIRDVTLERSLFHHAPMKFEAGTGTIADAVGLGAALDYLERIGFENAAAYEHSLLEYGMRLLKDVPGLTLIGTAPDKASVMSFVLDGYSPEQVGSALNAEGIAVRSGHHCAQPILRRYGLEATVRPSLAFYNTCAEIDHLVTVLHRLAADGGGASRRGQGTTDPAP
- the guaA gene encoding glutamine-hydrolyzing GMP synthase encodes the protein MDASIGVAESPVLVVDYGAQYAQLIARRVREARVYSEIVPHSMPVEQMLAKKPAAIVLSGGPSSVYAEGAPGVDPALFDAGVPVFGICYGFQAMAQALGGTVARTGLSEFGGTPLRVTSAGDLLAGQPEEQTVWMSHGDAVHEAPAGFEVLATSAGAPVAAFEDRARRLAGVQYHPEVVHTAHGQSVLERFLHDVAGIRPTWTMVNIVDETVAAIREKVGSGRLVCGLSGGVDSAVAAALVQRAVGDQLTCVFVDHGLLRKGEAEQVERDFVAATGVSLKVVDAQKRFLDALAGVTDPEEKRKIIGREFIRVFEQAAREVVADAGAHGETVEFLVQGTLYPDVVESGGGEGAANIKSHHNVGGLPDDLQFQLVEPLRALFKDEVRRVGEELGLPAEIVWRQPFPGPGLGIRIIGEVTAERLDILREADAIAREELTLAGLDRDIWQCPVVLLADVRSVGVQGDGRTYGHPVVLRPVSSEDAMTADWSRLPYDVLARISTRITNEVREINRVVLDVTSKPPGTIEWE
- a CDS encoding TlpA disulfide reductase family protein, whose amino-acid sequence is MAGRTRTVRWSAPAIAAALLLSACGDDADEATGRTSGMPTAAAIVDPATGPTTDAPEAETGSGARVNTVLPAVDVVRVARDEKVALRALAPAGKPVLLWFWAPHCTFCRGEAPDLIAFAKEHGDRITVLGLGAQDDLDQAKGFLADTGTEGLEMVWDAGGKTWVHFKVTNQPTVLVIDAQGKVSRKWFRDFDADAILRAARLT
- a CDS encoding cytochrome c biogenesis CcdA family protein, whose translation is MLDAPVGFAFSAGTVAAFNPCGFALLPAYLSVFLAGPGDAENADGARESGRPTLARAAVVAAVVASGFALVFGIAGLLISQTAVTVQRWTPWLSVGIGIALVPAGIAMMRGWTPKLRLPAVRGVRADGGIPAMFAFGVSYAVVSLSCTIPAFLVSVVGTFSDDDLAGGLVVFGAYTAGMASVLVVLTVVVALARQTLLARIRRVLPYVNLAAGTLAVLAGAYVAYYGWYEIRIERGADPPEGPITLVGDWSGSVTTWVSEAGNAAVLVGAGVALVAVVAVAVRSRRAVEGSRQ